The Acinonyx jubatus isolate Ajub_Pintada_27869175 chromosome D1, VMU_Ajub_asm_v1.0, whole genome shotgun sequence genome includes a window with the following:
- the LOC106971194 gene encoding RNA-binding protein 4 isoform X1 — protein sequence MVKLFIGNLPREATEQEIRSLFEQYGKVLECDIIKNYGFVHIEDKTAAEDAIRNLHHYKLHGVNINVEASKNKSKTSTKLHVGNISPTCTNKELRAKFEEYGPVIECDIVKDYAFVHMERAEDAVEAIRGLDNTEFQGKRMHVQLSTSRLRTAPGMGDQSGCYRCGKEGHWSKECPIDRSGRVADFTEQYNEQYGAVRTPYTMSYGDSLYYNNAYGALDAYYKRCRAARSYEAVAAAAASAYNYAEQTLSQLPQVQNTAMASHLTSTSLDPYDRHLLPTSGAAAATAAAAAAAAAAVTAASTSYYGRDRSPLRRATAPVPTVGEGYGYGHESELSQASAAARNSLYDMARYEREQYADRARYSAF from the exons CCTGCCCCGGGAGGCCACAGAGCAGGAGATCCGCTCACTCTTCGAGCAGTATGGGAAGGTGCTGGAATGTGACATCATTAAGAACTACGGCTTTGTGCACATAGAAGACAAGACGGCGGCCGAGGATGCCATACGCAACCTGCACCATTACAAGCTGCATGGGGTGAACATCAATGTGGAAGCCAGCAAGAATAAGAGCAAAACCTCCACCAAGTTGCATGTGGGCAACATCAGTCCCACCTGTACCAACAAAGAGCTTCGGGCCAAGTTTGAGGAGTATGGTCCAGTCATCGAATGTGACATCGTGAAAGATTATGCCTTCGTGCACATGGAGCGGGCAGAGGATGCAGTGGAGGCCATCAGGGGCCTTGACAACACAGAGTTTCAAG GCAAACGAATGCACGTGCAGTTGTCCACCAGCCGGCTTAGGACTGCGCCCGGGATGGGAGACCAGAGCGGCTGCTATCGGTGCGGGAAAGAGGGGCACTGGTCCAAAGAGTGTCCGATAGATCGTTCTGGCCGAGTGGCAGACTTTACCGAGCAATATAATGAGCAATATGGAGCAGTGCGTACACCTTACACCATGAGCTATGGGGATTCATTGTATTACAACAACGCGTACGGAGCGCTCGATGCCTACTACAAGCGCTGCCGTGCTGCCCGGTCCTATGAGGCAGTGGCAGCTGCAGCTGCCTCTGCCTATAATTACGCAGAGCAGACCCTGTCCCAGCTGCCACAAGTCCAGAACACAGCCATGGCCAGTCACCTCACCTCCACCTCTCTCGATCCCTACGATAGACACCTGTTGCCGACCTCAGGAGCTGCTGCTGctacagctgctgctgctgcagcagCCGCTGCTGCTGTTACTGCAGCTTCCACTTCATATTACGGGCGGGATCGGAGCCCCCTGCGTCGCGCTACAGCCCCAGTCCCCACTGTTGGAGAGGGCTACGGTTACGGGCATGAGAGTGAGTTGTCCCAAGCTTCGGCGGCCGCGCGGAATTCCTTGTACGACATGGCCCGGTATGAGCGGGAGCAGTATGCGGATCGGGCGCGGTATTCAGCTTTTTAA
- the LOC106971194 gene encoding RNA-binding protein 4B isoform X2, with the protein MVKLFIGNLPREATEQEIRSLFEQYGKVLECDIIKNYGFVHIEDKTAAEDAIRNLHHYKLHGVNINVEASKNKSKTSTKLHVGNISPTCTNKELRAKFEEYGPVIECDIVKDYAFVHMERAEDAVEAIRGLDNTEFQGKRMHVQLSTSRLRTAPGMGDQSGCYRHLLPTSGAAAATAAAAAAAAAAVTAASTSYYGRDRSPLRRATAPVPTVGEGYGYGHESELSQASAAARNSLYDMARYEREQYADRARYSAF; encoded by the exons CCTGCCCCGGGAGGCCACAGAGCAGGAGATCCGCTCACTCTTCGAGCAGTATGGGAAGGTGCTGGAATGTGACATCATTAAGAACTACGGCTTTGTGCACATAGAAGACAAGACGGCGGCCGAGGATGCCATACGCAACCTGCACCATTACAAGCTGCATGGGGTGAACATCAATGTGGAAGCCAGCAAGAATAAGAGCAAAACCTCCACCAAGTTGCATGTGGGCAACATCAGTCCCACCTGTACCAACAAAGAGCTTCGGGCCAAGTTTGAGGAGTATGGTCCAGTCATCGAATGTGACATCGTGAAAGATTATGCCTTCGTGCACATGGAGCGGGCAGAGGATGCAGTGGAGGCCATCAGGGGCCTTGACAACACAGAGTTTCAAG GCAAACGAATGCACGTGCAGTTGTCCACCAGCCGGCTTAGGACTGCGCCCGGGATGGGAGACCAGAGCGGCTGCTATCG ACACCTGTTGCCGACCTCAGGAGCTGCTGCTGctacagctgctgctgctgcagcagCCGCTGCTGCTGTTACTGCAGCTTCCACTTCATATTACGGGCGGGATCGGAGCCCCCTGCGTCGCGCTACAGCCCCAGTCCCCACTGTTGGAGAGGGCTACGGTTACGGGCATGAGAGTGAGTTGTCCCAAGCTTCGGCGGCCGCGCGGAATTCCTTGTACGACATGGCCCGGTATGAGCGGGAGCAGTATGCGGATCGGGCGCGGTATTCAGCTTTTTAA
- the LOC106971194 gene encoding RNA-binding protein 4 isoform X3 has protein sequence MVKLFIGNLPREATEQEIRSLFEQYGKVLECDIIKNYGFVHIEDKTAAEDAIRNLHHYKLHGVNINVEASKNKSKTSTKLHVGNISPTCTNKELRAKFEEYGPVIECDIVKDYAFVHMERAEDAVEAIRGLDNTEFQGGMCVG, from the exons CCTGCCCCGGGAGGCCACAGAGCAGGAGATCCGCTCACTCTTCGAGCAGTATGGGAAGGTGCTGGAATGTGACATCATTAAGAACTACGGCTTTGTGCACATAGAAGACAAGACGGCGGCCGAGGATGCCATACGCAACCTGCACCATTACAAGCTGCATGGGGTGAACATCAATGTGGAAGCCAGCAAGAATAAGAGCAAAACCTCCACCAAGTTGCATGTGGGCAACATCAGTCCCACCTGTACCAACAAAGAGCTTCGGGCCAAGTTTGAGGAGTATGGTCCAGTCATCGAATGTGACATCGTGAAAGATTATGCCTTCGTGCACATGGAGCGGGCAGAGGATGCAGTGGAGGCCATCAGGGGCCTTGACAACACAGAGTTTCAAG gtgggatgtgtgtgggCTGA